A single window of Archangium gephyra DNA harbors:
- the fusA gene encoding elongation factor G, which produces MSRTTRIERYRNIGIMAHIDAGKTTLTERILFFTGRIHTVGEVHDGATEMDWMEQEKKRGITITSAATTASWKPMRGPFAGHPHRINILDTPGHVDFTIEVERSLRVLDGAVAVFDASQGVEPQSETVWHQANRHGVPRIAFLNKMDKVGADFAMCVHSIRQRLDAHPVPVQLPIGAGPEFTGLIDLPRMRAFLFDGERGEPAEGQEIPAHLRAEAEALRLRLIEACAEVDGTVLQKYVEERLADITAEELERALRTGTLQRQLVPVLCGAAFKNKGVRMLLDGIINYLPAPSDLPAARGETPGTREPVTRAASDEEPLCALVFKLMHDKAVGSIVFLRVYSGTLRTGMAVLNTRQERRERVGRLMFMHANKREEVDEVHAGDICAALNLRGVRTGDTLCAPEAPVVLESLRFPEPVVQLAIEARSRAEQQKMEDGLTRLAAEDPSLRVEVDPETGQQLLSGMGELHLEIVVDRLRTEYGVEASVGQPRVAYRETPRQKVRQEYRHVRQTGGPGQFAHVVLEVAPAPRGSGLVFVDETHGGVIPKEFIPAIEKGVAGAMDRGVLAGYPMVDVEVHLVDGSTHVRDSTPQAFTMAGSLAFQEAARSAGVQLLEPMMDVEVTTPEEFLGDVLGDLSARRGRVRGMEGHGAVRNVSALVPMASLFGYVNSLRGRTQGRATASLRLATYEPVPDALQVSVLAARK; this is translated from the coding sequence ATGTCTCGCACCACTCGAATCGAGCGCTACCGCAACATCGGCATCATGGCCCACATCGACGCGGGCAAGACCACGCTCACCGAGCGCATCCTCTTCTTCACCGGCCGCATCCACACCGTGGGCGAGGTGCACGACGGCGCCACCGAGATGGACTGGATGGAGCAGGAGAAGAAGCGCGGCATCACCATCACCTCGGCGGCCACCACCGCCTCCTGGAAGCCGATGCGGGGGCCCTTCGCGGGCCATCCGCACCGCATCAACATCCTGGACACCCCGGGACATGTGGACTTCACCATCGAGGTGGAGCGGTCCCTGCGCGTCCTGGACGGAGCGGTGGCGGTGTTCGATGCCAGCCAGGGCGTGGAGCCCCAGTCCGAGACGGTGTGGCACCAGGCCAACCGGCATGGTGTGCCGCGCATCGCCTTCCTCAACAAGATGGACAAGGTGGGCGCGGACTTCGCCATGTGCGTGCACTCCATCCGTCAGCGGTTGGACGCCCATCCGGTGCCGGTGCAGCTGCCCATCGGAGCGGGCCCGGAGTTCACCGGGCTCATCGACCTGCCGCGCATGCGGGCCTTCCTCTTCGACGGGGAGCGCGGCGAGCCCGCCGAGGGACAGGAAATTCCGGCGCACCTGCGCGCGGAAGCGGAAGCGCTGCGCCTGCGGCTCATCGAGGCCTGCGCCGAGGTGGATGGAACCGTCCTCCAGAAGTACGTGGAGGAACGGCTGGCGGACATCACCGCCGAGGAGCTGGAGCGCGCGCTCCGCACGGGCACGTTGCAGCGGCAGCTGGTGCCGGTGCTCTGCGGGGCGGCTTTCAAGAACAAGGGTGTGCGCATGCTGCTGGATGGAATCATCAACTACCTGCCCGCTCCGTCGGACCTTCCGGCGGCCCGGGGCGAGACTCCCGGAACGCGGGAGCCCGTCACCCGTGCGGCCAGCGACGAGGAGCCGCTGTGCGCGCTCGTCTTCAAGCTCATGCACGACAAGGCCGTGGGGAGCATCGTCTTCCTGCGCGTCTACTCGGGCACGCTGCGCACGGGCATGGCCGTGCTCAACACCCGCCAGGAGCGCCGCGAGCGCGTGGGACGTCTCATGTTCATGCATGCCAACAAGCGCGAGGAGGTGGACGAGGTGCATGCCGGCGACATCTGCGCGGCACTCAACCTGCGCGGGGTGCGCACGGGCGACACCCTGTGCGCTCCGGAGGCTCCCGTGGTGTTGGAGTCGCTCCGCTTCCCCGAGCCCGTCGTCCAGCTCGCCATCGAGGCGCGCTCTCGGGCGGAGCAACAGAAGATGGAGGACGGTCTGACGCGGCTCGCCGCGGAGGATCCCTCCTTGCGCGTGGAAGTGGACCCCGAAACCGGTCAGCAACTGCTGTCCGGCATGGGAGAGCTGCACCTGGAGATCGTCGTGGACCGATTGAGAACCGAGTACGGCGTGGAGGCGAGCGTGGGCCAGCCACGGGTGGCCTACCGCGAGACGCCGCGCCAGAAGGTGCGCCAGGAGTACCGGCACGTCCGGCAGACCGGCGGGCCCGGACAGTTCGCCCATGTGGTGCTGGAGGTGGCTCCCGCGCCACGAGGCTCGGGGCTCGTCTTCGTGGACGAGACGCATGGCGGTGTCATTCCCAAGGAGTTCATCCCGGCCATCGAGAAGGGCGTGGCCGGCGCCATGGATCGGGGCGTGCTCGCGGGCTACCCGATGGTGGACGTGGAGGTGCATCTGGTGGATGGGAGCACGCACGTGAGGGACTCCACGCCGCAGGCGTTCACGATGGCCGGCTCGCTGGCCTTCCAGGAGGCGGCGCGGAGCGCGGGCGTGCAGTTGCTGGAGCCCATGATGGACGTGGAGGTCACCACGCCGGAGGAGTTCCTGGGCGACGTGCTCGGGGACCTGTCCGCCCGGCGCGGGCGTGTGCGGGGGATGGAGGGCCATGGCGCGGTGCGGAACGTCTCCGCGCTGGTGCCCATGGCCAGCCTCTTCGGCTACGTGAACAGCCTCCGCGGCCGCACGCAGGGACGCGCCACCGCCTCCCTGCGCCTGGCCACGTATGAGCCCGTGCCCGACGCGCTCCAGGTGTCGGTGCTCGCCGCTCGCAAGTAG